The following are from one region of the Achromobacter xylosoxidans genome:
- a CDS encoding DUF1254 domain-containing protein, whose protein sequence is MRDSQSSTGFSTKGRSVGPALVLARLAVAAALAGGLAGCVFNSHDASGSQSVGIDGVTAQQARGIAREAYLYGTPMVASYQTMHAFSIDKNNPQYKGPFNTVNNVARVFTPDDTAFVTPNADTPYTFAVLDLRTEPVVITVPAMEPRRYFVLQLMDLYTYNFAYIGSRSTGNGGGRFLVAGPRWKGKAPAGITKVIRSETDLVNLVGRTQLFNAGDLPNVKRIQSRYKIQTLSAYRKQRAPEPAPAVDWIAPEPSAQMRSSLEFYNQLAFLLQFAPAHPSEQSLRERFSSIGLEPGQEFDFNSMNPALRRALQEGMHDGQNDIDKNREVLNGKTDRLFGDRNTLKNDYLARATGTQVGIGGNSREEALYPVLENDSTGQPLDGRNQYTLRFAPRSLPPVNAFWSMTMYRLHEQLLASNPLKRYLINSSMLPSLKRDRDGGITIYIQPESPGKGKESNWLPAPAGPFMVTLRYYWPKPALLEGKWTSPQIERVRQAPQARPALSPLQVRH, encoded by the coding sequence ATGCGCGATAGCCAGAGTAGCACTGGATTTTCCACCAAGGGCCGCAGCGTCGGTCCGGCGCTGGTGTTGGCGCGCCTGGCCGTTGCGGCCGCGCTGGCGGGCGGACTGGCGGGATGCGTATTCAACTCCCACGATGCGAGCGGCTCGCAATCGGTCGGCATCGACGGCGTCACGGCGCAGCAGGCGCGCGGCATCGCCCGCGAGGCCTATCTCTACGGCACGCCCATGGTCGCAAGCTACCAGACCATGCATGCCTTCAGCATCGACAAGAACAACCCTCAGTACAAAGGCCCGTTCAATACGGTCAACAACGTTGCGCGCGTCTTCACGCCCGACGACACCGCCTTCGTTACGCCCAACGCCGACACGCCGTACACCTTCGCGGTGCTGGACCTGCGGACCGAGCCCGTGGTCATCACCGTGCCCGCCATGGAGCCGCGCCGCTACTTCGTGCTGCAGCTGATGGACCTGTACACCTACAACTTCGCCTACATCGGCAGCCGCAGCACGGGCAATGGCGGCGGCCGGTTCCTGGTTGCCGGCCCGCGCTGGAAGGGCAAGGCGCCGGCCGGCATAACCAAGGTGATCAGGTCGGAGACCGACCTGGTCAATCTGGTCGGGCGCACGCAACTCTTTAACGCGGGCGACCTGCCCAACGTCAAGCGCATCCAGTCGCGCTACAAGATCCAGACGCTGTCCGCCTACCGCAAGCAGCGCGCGCCCGAGCCGGCGCCGGCGGTGGACTGGATAGCGCCCGAGCCTTCGGCGCAGATGCGCAGTTCGCTGGAGTTCTACAACCAGCTTGCCTTCCTGCTGCAGTTCGCGCCGGCCCATCCTTCGGAACAATCGTTGCGCGAACGTTTTTCCAGCATCGGCCTGGAACCGGGCCAGGAGTTCGACTTCAATAGCATGAATCCCGCATTGCGCCGCGCCTTGCAGGAAGGCATGCACGACGGCCAGAACGACATCGACAAGAACCGCGAGGTCCTGAACGGCAAGACCGACCGGTTGTTCGGCGACCGCAACACACTGAAGAACGATTACCTCGCGCGTGCCACCGGCACGCAGGTCGGCATCGGCGGCAACAGCCGCGAGGAAGCGCTCTATCCCGTGCTGGAGAACGACAGCACAGGCCAGCCGCTGGACGGCCGCAACCAATACACCTTGCGCTTCGCCCCGCGCAGCCTGCCGCCCGTCAATGCATTCTGGTCCATGACCATGTATCGCCTGCACGAACAGTTGTTGGCATCCAATCCGCTCAAGCGTTACCTAATCAATTCGTCCATGCTGCCGTCGCTCAAGCGCGACCGCGATGGCGGCATCACGATCTACATCCAGCCGGAGTCGCCAGGCAAGGGCAAGGAGTCCAACTGGCTGCCCGCGCCGGCCGGGCCCTTCATGGTCACGTTGCGGTACTACTGGCCCAAGCCCGCGCTGCTGGAAGGCAAATGGACTTCGCCGCAGATTGAACGGGTCCGGCAGGCGCCGCAGGCCAGGCCCGCGCTGTCCCCGCTCCAGGTTCGACACTAG
- a CDS encoding ureidoglycolate lyase, which produces MTSEKQLDINDLTPDAFKAYGWMLGKPMPDGNGVPLFSNQDTDFWQEHQFNTGAGGDAELLWVNYRSQSFEISSLEKHLLTQQAIVPLTGEIIQVVARSAADGSPDLATLAAFRVPQGQGVCMRPGCWHATRVTDEEVTCLMLTRRSTTVDLIQHLTTDASASESAIVAIPVQRLEAQAQAA; this is translated from the coding sequence ATGACGAGTGAAAAACAGCTGGACATCAACGATCTGACACCGGACGCCTTCAAGGCCTACGGCTGGATGTTGGGCAAGCCCATGCCGGACGGCAACGGCGTACCCCTGTTTTCCAACCAGGACACCGACTTCTGGCAGGAGCACCAGTTCAATACCGGCGCCGGCGGCGACGCCGAGCTGCTGTGGGTCAACTACCGCAGCCAGTCCTTTGAAATCTCCAGCCTGGAAAAGCATCTGCTGACGCAGCAGGCCATCGTGCCGCTGACGGGCGAGATCATCCAGGTTGTGGCGCGCAGCGCGGCTGACGGCAGTCCGGACCTGGCCACGCTGGCGGCATTCCGCGTGCCGCAGGGGCAGGGCGTCTGCATGCGTCCGGGCTGCTGGCACGCCACGCGCGTCACGGACGAGGAAGTCACCTGCCTGATGCTGACCCGCCGGTCCACCACCGTGGACCTGATCCAGCACCTGACCACGGATGCTTCCGCCAGCGAAAGCGCCATCGTGGCGATTCCGGTCCAACGGCTCGAAGCTCAGGCTCAGGCCGCCTAA
- a CDS encoding LysR family transcriptional regulator → MKRNFNIHDLRIFYAVVMTGSTRQAAQSMHLTQPAVSHAISRLEGATGVQLFDRSHKTLRPTEAGQYLYSEAKFVLDELVRIDEALHSIEQFGGRGLRIASSPALALGYAPDAVRRYLDANGTRPFSIDIESSVQAISAVETMRADFGLGAVERDSARLAFTPFLRADVMAIAHRDHPLAARDTIAAADIPPDTYVKPLWSDYVVAQGDIADTLLLSSGMRAHMSLLPGTVRAVRGISLVNALSAWDIVMAYPDLVARPLASRQWFDFYLITRKEERGQDLAARLLDALRATAQDRRQGVYAHTVQLLE, encoded by the coding sequence ATGAAGCGCAATTTCAATATTCACGACCTGCGCATTTTCTACGCGGTGGTCATGACCGGATCGACCCGGCAGGCTGCGCAGTCCATGCACCTGACGCAGCCGGCGGTCAGTCACGCGATATCCCGCCTGGAAGGCGCGACCGGCGTGCAGCTGTTCGACCGGTCCCACAAGACCTTGCGTCCCACCGAGGCCGGCCAGTACCTCTACAGCGAGGCCAAGTTCGTGCTGGATGAACTGGTCCGCATCGACGAGGCCCTGCACAGCATTGAACAATTCGGCGGGCGCGGCCTGCGCATCGCGTCTTCGCCCGCGCTGGCGCTGGGTTACGCGCCCGACGCGGTGCGGCGCTACCTGGACGCCAACGGCACCCGGCCTTTTTCCATAGATATCGAATCATCCGTGCAGGCCATCAGCGCGGTCGAAACCATGCGCGCGGACTTCGGCCTGGGCGCGGTGGAACGCGACAGCGCCCGCCTGGCGTTCACGCCGTTCCTGCGAGCCGACGTCATGGCCATCGCGCATCGCGATCATCCCTTGGCGGCGCGCGATACCATCGCGGCGGCCGATATTCCGCCAGACACCTACGTGAAACCCTTGTGGTCCGACTATGTAGTGGCCCAGGGCGACATCGCGGACACGCTGTTGCTGAGCTCCGGCATGCGGGCGCACATGTCTCTGCTGCCGGGCACGGTGCGGGCGGTCCGGGGCATCAGCCTGGTCAATGCGCTGTCCGCCTGGGACATCGTGATGGCGTATCCCGATCTGGTGGCCCGGCCTCTGGCGTCGCGGCAGTGGTTCGATTTCTACCTCATCACCCGCAAGGAAGAGCGCGGCCAGGACCTGGCCGCGCGGCTGCTGGACGCCCTGCGCGCCACGGCGCAGGACCGCCGCCAGGGCGTCTATGCCCATACGGTCCAGTTGCTGGAGTAG
- a CDS encoding SDR family oxidoreductase has protein sequence MTVKNAVPGDISALPVDLSGKRVIVTAGAAGIGAAIAGAFADRGASVHICDVDEQALAASPHPWSRADVSRREEIDRYMQEALAQLGGLDVLVNNAGIAGPTAGIADIQPQELDATLDINLASQFHTVRHALPALRASGGGSIINISSVAGRMGIPMRTPYAATKWGVVGLTRSLAVELGGYGIRVNALLPGLVAGPRIDRVIEARARNMGLTVEEETRLELAGVSLRQFVRAADIANMALFLASPFGAMISGQAISIDGDLQSLPWQPPAE, from the coding sequence ATGACTGTGAAGAACGCTGTTCCCGGGGACATCTCCGCGTTGCCCGTGGACCTATCGGGCAAGCGCGTCATCGTGACCGCGGGCGCCGCCGGCATCGGCGCGGCAATCGCCGGCGCATTCGCGGACCGCGGTGCCAGCGTACACATCTGCGATGTGGATGAGCAGGCGCTGGCGGCCAGCCCTCACCCCTGGTCGCGCGCCGACGTGAGCCGGCGCGAAGAGATCGATCGCTACATGCAGGAAGCGCTGGCGCAGCTGGGCGGCCTGGACGTGCTGGTCAACAACGCGGGCATCGCCGGCCCCACGGCGGGCATCGCGGACATCCAGCCACAGGAGCTGGATGCAACGCTGGACATCAATCTGGCATCGCAATTCCACACGGTGCGGCATGCGCTGCCGGCGCTGCGCGCGTCGGGCGGCGGCAGCATCATCAACATCAGTTCGGTGGCTGGCCGCATGGGCATCCCCATGCGCACGCCCTACGCCGCGACCAAGTGGGGCGTGGTGGGCTTGACGCGTTCGCTCGCGGTCGAGCTCGGCGGCTATGGCATCCGCGTCAACGCGTTGCTGCCGGGTTTGGTGGCCGGGCCACGGATCGACCGCGTGATCGAGGCGCGCGCCAGGAACATGGGCCTGACCGTCGAAGAAGAGACCCGGCTGGAGTTGGCTGGCGTCAGCCTGCGGCAGTTCGTGCGGGCCGCCGACATCGCCAACATGGCGCTGTTCCTGGCCAGCCCCTTCGGGGCGATGATCAGCGGGCAGGCGATCAGCATAGACGGCGACCTGCAATCGCTGCCCTGGCAGCCGCCGGCGGAGTAA
- a CDS encoding ATP-binding cassette domain-containing protein, whose protein sequence is MTAALSLRQIKKSYGAVEALKGVDLDVPQGKVMAICGDNGAGKSTLIRIISGAQEPSGGAMSLNGQQVMFGSPHDALVQGIATIYQDLALAPRLSIWENIFMGAELVRRVGPFSVLDKRRMAQDARGYLQRLSVPIDDMDRPVERMSGGQRQAVAIARALRWDARVVIMDEPTAALGVKETALVLNLVRKLREEGRTVILVSHNMADVVALADRVAILKSGTKVIERDVAGLDADALAHMVMTGKE, encoded by the coding sequence ATGACCGCCGCGTTGTCGCTACGCCAGATCAAGAAGTCGTATGGCGCCGTCGAAGCCCTGAAGGGCGTGGACCTGGACGTGCCCCAGGGCAAAGTCATGGCCATCTGCGGCGACAACGGCGCGGGCAAGTCCACGCTCATCCGCATCATCTCCGGCGCGCAGGAACCCAGCGGCGGCGCGATGAGCTTGAACGGCCAGCAGGTCATGTTCGGCTCGCCCCACGACGCCCTGGTGCAAGGCATCGCCACCATCTACCAGGACCTGGCGCTGGCCCCGCGGCTGTCGATCTGGGAGAACATCTTCATGGGCGCCGAATTGGTGCGGCGCGTGGGTCCGTTCAGCGTCCTGGACAAGCGCCGCATGGCGCAGGATGCGCGCGGCTACCTGCAGCGCCTGTCCGTGCCCATCGACGACATGGACCGGCCCGTGGAACGCATGTCCGGCGGCCAACGCCAGGCCGTCGCCATCGCCCGCGCCCTGCGCTGGGACGCCCGTGTCGTCATCATGGACGAACCCACCGCCGCGCTGGGCGTCAAGGAAACCGCGCTGGTGCTGAACCTGGTGCGCAAGCTGCGCGAGGAAGGGCGCACCGTGATCCTCGTCAGCCACAACATGGCCGACGTGGTGGCGTTGGCGGACAGGGTTGCGATCCTGAAGAGCGGGACCAAGGTCATCGAGCGCGACGTGGCCGGGCTGGACGCGGATGCGCTGGCGCACATGGTGATGACGGGCAAGGAATAG
- a CDS encoding ABC transporter substrate-binding protein: MKKTLCAAALAALLGTAGMAQADDGVIRIGFITDMSGLSADADGPGGAEAIKMAVADLGGVVAGKKVEVLVADHQNRADIASSRAREWLDQKGVNMLIAGANSAAALAMAKVAEEKKTPFFVVSAGASELTNSQCTPYTVHYVYDTVSLARGTARAMMKEGNKDWYFLTVDHAFGHALERDASAVVQADGGNVKGRVRHPLNAADFSSFILQAQASGASVLGLANSASDTSNAVKAANEFGLTPKMKIAGLLVLITDVHALGLQAAQNMYLTTAWYWDQDDASRKWAARFETTMKKKPSMLQAGDYSAATTYLKAVEATKSTDGDTIMKWLKANPVNDFFVKDGKIRADGLMVHDMFLMQVKSPAESKAPWDYYKLVARVPGDQVYTSPAESTCRLTKP; this comes from the coding sequence ATGAAAAAGACATTGTGCGCAGCCGCGCTCGCGGCGCTGTTGGGGACTGCCGGCATGGCGCAAGCCGACGACGGCGTGATCCGCATCGGCTTCATCACCGACATGTCCGGCCTGTCGGCGGACGCCGACGGCCCGGGCGGCGCCGAGGCGATCAAGATGGCGGTGGCGGACCTGGGCGGCGTGGTTGCCGGGAAGAAGGTCGAGGTGCTGGTGGCAGATCACCAGAACCGGGCCGACATCGCCTCGTCCCGGGCGCGTGAATGGCTGGACCAGAAAGGCGTGAACATGCTGATTGCGGGCGCCAATTCGGCGGCGGCGCTGGCGATGGCGAAAGTGGCCGAAGAAAAGAAGACGCCGTTCTTCGTGGTGAGCGCGGGCGCCTCCGAGCTGACGAATTCGCAATGCACGCCCTACACCGTGCACTATGTGTACGACACGGTTTCTCTGGCGCGCGGCACGGCCCGGGCGATGATGAAGGAAGGCAACAAGGATTGGTACTTCCTGACGGTGGACCATGCCTTCGGACACGCGCTGGAGCGCGATGCGTCAGCGGTGGTGCAGGCCGACGGCGGCAACGTCAAGGGGCGGGTCCGGCATCCGCTGAACGCGGCGGATTTCTCTTCCTTCATCCTGCAGGCGCAAGCATCCGGTGCATCGGTACTGGGGCTGGCGAACTCGGCCAGCGACACCAGCAATGCCGTCAAGGCCGCCAATGAATTCGGCCTGACGCCGAAGATGAAGATCGCGGGCCTGCTGGTATTGATCACGGACGTGCACGCGCTGGGGCTGCAAGCCGCGCAGAACATGTACCTGACCACGGCCTGGTACTGGGACCAGGATGATGCCTCGCGCAAGTGGGCCGCGCGCTTCGAAACCACCATGAAGAAAAAGCCGTCGATGCTGCAGGCCGGCGACTATTCCGCCGCCACCACCTACCTGAAGGCGGTGGAAGCCACCAAGAGCACCGATGGCGACACCATCATGAAATGGCTGAAGGCGAATCCGGTCAACGACTTCTTCGTGAAGGACGGCAAGATCCGCGCCGACGGCCTGATGGTGCACGACATGTTCCTGATGCAGGTAAAGAGCCCGGCGGAGTCGAAGGCGCCCTGGGATTACTACAAGCTGGTGGCCCGGGTGCCGGGCGACCAGGTCTATACCTCGCCGGCGGAATCGACCTGCCGTTTGACGAAGCCCTGA
- a CDS encoding sugar ABC transporter substrate-binding protein: MRKSLMRNLLLAAFSVQALAMGAAAHAFDVGIVAFQMSSETHARVANAAAEAARSKGWTVTQLNAEGSLPKLAEQLDTLVNKKVDAIVIAMGKPVETDAQLQAAKEKGIPVVGVMSGASPHMLFDVEVNEYATGAQSVLYMLGKMGYQGNILSARFDGNSGTRIRGKMLDAVLTENTAVKDLAKFSMARTQSWRDDVRNGMQALLLRHQGQFKGIWASFDGQAYVIDDLLQAQGMKKGDITLVSVDGSPETYRRIADPNSLVTATMMIPFEQMGTKAIYAIDRIVVKKEPRETIAAGPYLFMDSVLVDASNVQKFLQPAK, from the coding sequence ATGCGTAAATCCTTGATGCGCAATCTGCTGTTGGCCGCGTTTTCGGTGCAGGCCCTGGCCATGGGCGCGGCCGCGCACGCCTTCGACGTGGGCATCGTCGCATTCCAGATGTCTTCGGAAACCCACGCGCGCGTCGCCAATGCCGCGGCCGAAGCCGCCCGCTCCAAGGGCTGGACCGTGACCCAGCTGAACGCCGAAGGGTCGCTGCCCAAGCTGGCCGAACAGCTCGACACCCTGGTCAACAAGAAGGTCGACGCCATCGTCATCGCCATGGGCAAGCCCGTGGAAACCGATGCGCAGCTACAGGCCGCCAAAGAGAAGGGCATACCCGTCGTCGGCGTGATGTCCGGCGCCAGCCCCCACATGCTGTTCGACGTCGAGGTCAACGAATACGCCACTGGCGCCCAGTCCGTGCTCTACATGCTGGGCAAGATGGGCTACCAGGGCAATATCCTGTCCGCCCGCTTCGACGGCAACTCCGGCACCCGCATCCGCGGCAAGATGCTGGACGCCGTCCTGACCGAGAACACCGCCGTCAAGGACCTGGCCAAGTTCAGCATGGCCCGCACCCAGAGCTGGCGCGACGATGTGCGCAACGGCATGCAGGCGCTGCTGCTGCGCCATCAGGGCCAGTTCAAGGGCATCTGGGCCTCGTTCGACGGCCAGGCCTATGTCATCGACGATCTGCTGCAGGCCCAGGGCATGAAGAAGGGCGACATCACGCTGGTGTCCGTCGACGGCAGCCCGGAAACCTATCGCCGCATCGCCGATCCCAACAGCCTCGTCACCGCCACCATGATGATTCCCTTCGAGCAGATGGGCACCAAGGCCATCTACGCTATCGACCGCATCGTCGTGAAGAAGGAACCCAGGGAAACCATCGCCGCCGGCCCCTACCTGTTCATGGACTCCGTCCTGGTCGACGCCAGCAACGTCCAGAAATTCCTGCAACCCGCCAAGTAA
- a CDS encoding 3-keto-5-aminohexanoate cleavage protein gives MKKSRNKVIITCAITGSVHTPSMSPHLPVTPDEIAQSALDAAQAGAAIVHLHARQPDTGQPTQDPALYAQFLPRIKNASDVVINITTGGSPVLPLADRMAPALQFKPEVASLNMGSMNFGMYELLERFKEFKHAWERPYLEGSNDLIFKNTFKDIERILTSCGDNGTRFEIECYDIGHLYTAAHFVDRKLLKPPFLIQSVFGIRGGIGTHPEDVMMMKRTADRLFGDDYIWSVLAAGRKQTPLATMAATLGGNVRVGLEDSLWDGPGELARSNADQVRRIRRILEDLSLQIATPGEARETLQLKGRDNVAF, from the coding sequence ATGAAAAAGTCCAGGAACAAGGTCATCATCACCTGCGCCATTACCGGATCGGTCCACACGCCGTCGATGTCGCCCCATCTGCCCGTCACGCCCGACGAGATCGCGCAATCCGCGCTGGATGCCGCCCAGGCCGGCGCCGCCATCGTGCATCTGCACGCGCGCCAGCCCGATACCGGGCAGCCGACCCAGGATCCCGCGCTGTATGCGCAGTTCCTGCCCCGCATCAAGAACGCTTCGGACGTGGTGATCAACATCACCACGGGCGGCTCGCCCGTGTTGCCGCTGGCCGACCGCATGGCGCCGGCGCTGCAATTCAAGCCCGAGGTCGCCTCGCTGAACATGGGGTCGATGAACTTCGGCATGTACGAACTGCTGGAGCGCTTCAAGGAGTTCAAGCACGCCTGGGAACGTCCCTATCTCGAAGGCAGCAATGACCTGATCTTCAAGAACACCTTCAAGGACATCGAGCGCATCCTGACCTCGTGCGGCGACAACGGCACGCGCTTCGAGATCGAGTGCTACGACATCGGGCACCTGTACACCGCCGCGCACTTCGTCGACCGCAAGCTGCTCAAGCCTCCATTCCTGATCCAGTCCGTGTTCGGCATACGCGGCGGCATCGGCACGCATCCCGAAGACGTGATGATGATGAAGCGCACCGCGGACCGCCTGTTCGGCGACGACTACATCTGGTCGGTGCTGGCCGCGGGACGCAAGCAGACGCCGCTGGCGACGATGGCAGCGACCCTGGGCGGCAACGTGCGCGTGGGCCTGGAGGACTCGCTGTGGGACGGGCCGGGAGAACTGGCGCGCTCGAACGCGGACCAGGTGCGGCGGATCCGCCGCATCCTGGAAGACCTTTCACTACAGATTGCCACGCCCGGCGAGGCGCGCGAAACGCTGCAATTGAAGGGCCGCGACAACGTCGCGTTCTGA
- a CDS encoding ABC transporter permease translates to MRGILEKYGTAIAGLVLVVFFALAAPNFAAPNNLLNIAKETSFLAIIAIGFTLALVTAELDLSVADVASLAAVVTGALVHTGQPVLLAIGAGLGVGLLCGLVNGIAVTRLRVPSLIATLGMAAMARGFAFMLTDGVSYVGRWPAVFTDLARGKPFGVPALVLWMLGAVLLAFFLVKWTRTGARMTATGEAGESARLAGINIRAMKSIGLALSGLCAGLAAVLLTSSLSSAAPNMAGDYFLYAIAAVLLGMTMFNPGHANIPGTLVAALILKVLGNGLVLMGAPYYVQDIVLGFIIIASVAVSSAVLKKAAFKF, encoded by the coding sequence ATGCGCGGCATCCTGGAAAAGTACGGCACGGCAATCGCGGGATTGGTCCTGGTGGTTTTCTTCGCATTGGCGGCCCCGAATTTCGCGGCACCCAATAATCTCTTGAACATCGCCAAGGAAACCAGCTTCCTGGCCATCATCGCCATCGGCTTCACGCTGGCGCTGGTCACGGCCGAACTGGACCTGTCCGTGGCCGACGTCGCCAGCCTCGCGGCGGTCGTCACGGGCGCCCTGGTTCATACCGGTCAGCCGGTGCTTCTGGCGATAGGCGCGGGCCTGGGCGTAGGCCTTTTGTGCGGCCTCGTGAACGGCATCGCCGTCACGCGGCTGCGCGTGCCCTCACTGATCGCGACGCTGGGCATGGCGGCCATGGCGCGCGGCTTCGCCTTCATGTTGACCGATGGCGTGTCCTATGTCGGCCGCTGGCCCGCCGTCTTCACGGACCTCGCGCGCGGCAAGCCCTTCGGCGTTCCCGCCCTGGTGCTGTGGATGCTGGGCGCCGTGCTGCTTGCCTTCTTTTTGGTGAAATGGACCCGCACCGGCGCCCGTATGACGGCCACCGGCGAGGCCGGTGAGTCCGCGCGGCTGGCCGGCATCAACATCCGCGCCATGAAAAGCATAGGCCTGGCGCTGTCCGGCCTGTGCGCGGGGCTGGCGGCGGTGCTGCTCACGTCCAGCCTGTCTTCGGCCGCGCCCAACATGGCCGGTGACTACTTCCTGTACGCCATCGCCGCGGTGCTGCTGGGCATGACCATGTTCAACCCCGGCCACGCCAACATACCTGGCACGCTGGTCGCCGCGTTGATCCTCAAGGTGCTGGGCAATGGCCTGGTCCTCATGGGCGCGCCGTATTACGTGCAAGACATCGTTCTGGGCTTCATCATCATCGCGTCCGTCGCGGTGTCATCGGCCGTGCTGAAGAAAGCGGCCTTCAAATTCTGA
- a CDS encoding peptidylprolyl isomerase gives MAQASARHILVSTEAKANELKTAIENGGDFAQLAKENSSCPSSRDGGNLGTFGPGQMVKEFDTVVFSAPVGVVQGPVKTQFGYHLVEVTSRKD, from the coding sequence ATGGCACAAGCCTCCGCCCGCCACATCCTCGTCTCCACCGAAGCCAAGGCTAACGAACTGAAGACCGCCATCGAGAACGGCGGCGACTTCGCTCAGCTGGCCAAGGAAAACTCCAGCTGCCCGTCCTCGCGCGACGGCGGCAACCTGGGTACGTTCGGTCCGGGCCAGATGGTCAAGGAATTCGACACCGTGGTGTTCAGCGCCCCGGTCGGCGTGGTCCAGGGTCCCGTGAAGACCCAGTTCGGCTACCACCTGGTTGAAGTGACCAGCCGCAAGGACTAA
- a CDS encoding xylulokinase, whose translation MSYVLAVDLGGTRFRAALVDDRGGIAHSCFIESPARASPAAHPGWDEIDADAWWRGLQALADALAAQADAAFNAVEAIAICGVTRTQVFIDAHGAAIRPAITWRDTRAAADVEAWLASVPSSHPEHGQINAFHPWARVAWLLHAEPEHAARVRLVLEPKDYLNFRLTGRAVSDTVSMARLAAAATAGPDCADLLTATGADPAWVPRLLDPLEVVGAVQAGLPGALARLSGRPVVACANDTWAAVAGLGALRPGYAYNISGTTEVFGAVGAEPVQAQGLMTVDWGGGHHQIGGPGQNGADTVAWLLPLLGRLGDEGMAGVGEAMDALLDAPRDPQPALFLPYLQGERVPYWDPHLRGAFLGLNRRHGPGDLAWAVLEGVAFLNRIVLERAESALGCPVEEIRFGGGAASNAQWCQVKADICERPLVVGQAEQPGVLGAAVAAWTGLGRYGSFASAQDALVRVAQRYEPQAERAHAYRRMYRQFRAAEAALAPVSRALAGIDMG comes from the coding sequence ATGAGCTACGTCCTGGCGGTGGATCTGGGTGGCACGCGCTTTCGCGCCGCGTTGGTGGACGATCGCGGCGGCATCGCGCATTCGTGTTTCATCGAAAGTCCGGCGCGTGCCAGTCCTGCCGCCCATCCGGGCTGGGACGAGATCGACGCCGATGCCTGGTGGCGCGGGCTGCAAGCCCTGGCCGATGCGCTGGCGGCGCAGGCGGACGCCGCTTTCAATGCGGTAGAGGCCATTGCGATCTGCGGCGTCACGCGCACGCAGGTCTTCATCGATGCGCATGGCGCCGCCATCCGGCCGGCGATCACCTGGCGCGATACGCGCGCGGCGGCGGATGTGGAAGCATGGCTCGCGTCTGTGCCGTCGTCGCATCCCGAACATGGACAGATCAACGCCTTCCATCCGTGGGCGCGCGTGGCCTGGCTGTTGCACGCCGAACCCGAACACGCGGCGCGAGTGCGGCTGGTGCTGGAACCCAAGGATTACCTGAATTTCCGCCTGACCGGACGCGCCGTGAGCGACACCGTGTCGATGGCGCGGCTGGCGGCAGCGGCGACGGCCGGGCCCGACTGCGCCGACCTGTTGACGGCGACGGGAGCCGATCCGGCCTGGGTGCCGCGCCTGCTTGACCCGCTGGAGGTCGTCGGCGCCGTGCAAGCGGGCCTGCCGGGCGCGTTGGCGCGTCTGTCGGGACGTCCTGTAGTCGCTTGCGCCAACGACACCTGGGCGGCCGTGGCTGGCCTGGGCGCATTGCGCCCGGGTTACGCCTACAACATCTCCGGCACCACTGAAGTTTTTGGCGCCGTGGGCGCGGAGCCGGTGCAGGCCCAAGGCCTGATGACGGTGGACTGGGGCGGCGGGCATCACCAGATTGGCGGACCAGGCCAGAATGGCGCGGATACGGTGGCGTGGCTCTTGCCGCTGCTGGGCCGCCTGGGCGACGAAGGCATGGCCGGGGTGGGCGAGGCCATGGACGCCTTGCTCGACGCGCCGCGCGATCCGCAGCCGGCGCTGTTCCTGCCCTATCTGCAAGGCGAACGGGTGCCGTATTGGGATCCGCACCTGCGCGGCGCCTTCCTGGGCTTGAACCGCCGCCACGGCCCCGGCGACTTGGCCTGGGCGGTGCTGGAAGGGGTGGCCTTTCTCAACCGCATCGTGCTGGAGCGCGCCGAAAGCGCGCTGGGCTGTCCCGTGGAAGAAATCCGGTTCGGCGGTGGCGCGGCGTCCAATGCCCAATGGTGCCAGGTCAAGGCCGACATCTGCGAACGTCCGCTGGTGGTAGGCCAGGCCGAGCAGCCCGGCGTGCTGGGCGCGGCGGTCGCCGCCTGGACCGGTCTGGGCCGCTACGGCAGCTTCGCGTCCGCCCAGGACGCGCTGGTGCGCGTGGCGCAACGCTACGAGCCCCAGGCCGAGCGGGCGCATGCCTATCGCCGCATGTACCGCCAGTTCCGCGCCGCGGAAGCCGCGCTGGCGCCCGTGTCGCGCGCGCTGGCCGGCATCGACATGGGCTGA